In a genomic window of Myotis daubentonii chromosome X, mMyoDau2.1, whole genome shotgun sequence:
- the LOC132224265 gene encoding germ cell-less protein-like 1, with the protein MGALTSRLLGLWRAHVLEQLGEGGEEQEAGAMAVVEEVEEESGEGGPTPRQGGVKRKAHSGRRHEQEPPRKRTKHSSGSVYQALFLRGEGSDVQIRALGNVWNLHRTYLCQSAYFASMFSGAWRESTMNTIELQMPDDNIDREALHDALGSLYRDYVLIQPSRVVPILATASMLQLDELIQQCGEIMEETVCVQTVCSYYYAAGSYGLPNIRTMCFQWLLHNLMTHRGDELIREISLDIMEELIVSSELLVIEVEMDVYTMLKKWMYLQLQPTWRGPRGALLSDANLWFARSKRELDGTPFLETPQGRAFVPVFQHLRLAYIVCDLPSARIIDQDALIPATWLTPVYQEQWLALLKAEQTRGLPPTEVHMSNFQRNSMRCGHQVHREEPCSWRWTGFHCSWDLVVCYSNRRFTFRCSALNNPQGLGSSLLWQGNIAFRLCLVSLDRAGRTVFRQDTEYQVLSLGKDEELEVANLENQDVVFPIYVACNFLCLPRERPFQE; encoded by the coding sequence ATGGGGGCGCTAACCAGTCGTCTGCTAGGTCTCTGGAGGGCCCATGTTCTAGAGCAGCTCGGTGAaggtggggaggagcaggaagcGGGAGCCATGGCAGTAGTtgaagaggtggaggaggagagtgGAGAGGGCGGTCCCACCCCCAGGCAGGGTGGCGTCAAAAGGAAGGCCCACTCAGGAAGGCGTCACGAACAAGAGCCCCCCCGGAAACGCACCAAACACAGTTCAGGTTCCGTTTACCAGGCACTCTTCTTGAGGGGTGAAGGCAGTGACGTGCAGATCCGCGCACTAGGGAACGTGTGGAACTTGCACAGGACCTACTTGTGCCAGTCAGCCTACTTCGCTAGCATGTTCAGTGGTGCTTGGAGGGAATCAACCATGAATACCATAGAGTTGCAAATGCCTGACGACAACATTGATCGTGAGGCACTGCACGATGCTTTAGGCTCTCTGTACAGAGACTACGTGCTCATTCAGCCCAGCCGAGTGGTTCCGATCCTGGCCACGGCCAGCATGCTGCAGCTCGACGAGCTGATTCAACAGTGTGGGGAGATCATGGAGGAAACGGTTTGTGTCCAGACCGTATGCAGCTACTACTACGCTGCCGGGAGCTACGGCCTCCCAAACATCAGGACCATGTGCTTTCAGTGGCTGCTGCACAACCTGATGACTCACCGTGGTGATGAACTAATTCGAGAAATCAGCCTGGATATCATGGAAGAGCTCATTGTCTCTTCAGAGCTCTTAGTGATAGAAGTGGAGATGGATGTGTACACAATGCTGAAAAAGTGGATGTACTTGCAGCTGCAGCCGACATGGAGGGGCCCCCGCGGAGCCTTATTGTCTGACGCCAACTTGTGGTTTGCTAGGTCCAAGAGGGAGTTGGATGGCACCCCTTTCTTGGAGACCCCGCAGGGCAGAGCCTTCGTGCCAGTGTTCCAGCACCTGCGGCTGGCCTACATAGTCTGTGACCTGCCATCAGCACGCATCATTGACCAGGATGCACTGATCCCCGCCACGTGGCTGACCCCAGTGTACCAAGAGCAGTGGCTTGCCCTCCTCAAGGCTGAGCAAACCAGGGGGCTCCCGCCCACTGAGGTCCACATGTCCAACTTCCAGAGGAACAGCATGCGGTGCGGGCACCAGGTCCACAGGGAAGAGCCATGCAGCTGGCGGTGGACAGGCTTCCACTGTAGCTGGGACTTGGTAGTGTGCTACTCCAACCGGCGATTCACCTTCAGGTGCAGTGCGCTGAACAATCCCCAAGGCCTCGGGTCCAGCTTACTCTGGCAGGGAAACATTGCCTTCCGCCTGTGCCTGGTTTCCCTGGACAGGGCTGGAAGAACCGTTTTCAGGCAGGACACAGAATACCAGGTGCTTTCCCTGGGAAAAGATGAAGAGCTAGAGGTAGCAaacctggagaaccaagatgtgGTCTTCCCCATATATGTGGCCTGTAACTTCCTGTGCCTCCCCAGAGAGAGGCCCTTCCAAGAGTAA